The Synergistaceae bacterium genome has a window encoding:
- a CDS encoding TRAP transporter small permease, whose product MADNEFAGCFPENHPEKLSKTDQVLLFFFSAVCVVSSLLLALVISAAAFTRYVIGGDLYGFEEWVKLLAFWLYFMGGSYGAYNDTHVSADVIDSYMKEGTFKRLIVVIRNLITVGISLLFTWYGYDFFMFGFMGPLGTGIAIPQTTIWQIPLWTSYLAIFLGLIFMTYYYALRLFRNLRLLIKGGVS is encoded by the coding sequence ATGGCGGACAACGAGTTCGCAGGATGCTTCCCGGAGAATCATCCTGAAAAATTAAGCAAGACAGATCAGGTTCTGCTCTTCTTCTTCTCGGCAGTCTGCGTCGTGAGCTCCCTTCTTCTGGCCTTGGTCATCTCGGCGGCGGCGTTCACGCGCTATGTCATAGGCGGGGACCTGTACGGGTTCGAGGAGTGGGTAAAATTGCTGGCTTTCTGGCTTTATTTCATGGGCGGCTCTTACGGCGCGTACAATGACACCCACGTTTCAGCCGACGTCATCGACTCCTACATGAAAGAGGGTACCTTCAAGCGCCTGATAGTCGTAATCCGCAACCTTATTACGGTCGGCATAAGCCTGCTGTTCACCTGGTACGGATACGACTTCTTCATGTTCGGCTTCATGGGTCCGCTCGGAACTGGAATCGCCATCCCACAGACCACAATCTGGCAGATCCCGCTTTGGACGTCGTATCTCGCCATATTCCTCGGCCTGATCTTCATGACGTACTACTACGCTCTGAGGCTGTTCAGGAATCTCCGACTGCTCATTAAAGGAGGAGTATCATGA
- the dctP gene encoding TRAP transporter substrate-binding protein DctP, producing MQKTKRFVTAVILSTLVLFLIVPNSAFGEPELIMRFAGQVPVEHTATKLMQQISDEVFEKTDGRIKIEVYPANQLGDYTLVFEELIRGTIDMAAISVPSQFDPRLEVTYINCFVRNFDEAKWVFAADGWLFKKMDELTSRLGVKLLGFQVEGFIGIGSTKPANEPLNPDVEKGLLVRIPNMDVYKLGAEAMGYRTVTVPWAEVYTALQTGVADGVDGMTPTAAYTMLKDVLKYWYDLNYSLENFNYLISMKTWEKLSDADKAIVAEACNKVTESGIELAKADQEKHLELMRQQGIEVHTYTADELLPIFTKVSGTWDQLKDKFTPELIEEFKNEYAPK from the coding sequence ATGCAGAAGACAAAGAGATTTGTTACAGCGGTTATCCTCTCCACCCTTGTTTTGTTCCTCATCGTTCCGAACTCGGCCTTCGGCGAGCCCGAGTTGATAATGCGCTTTGCGGGCCAGGTTCCCGTCGAGCACACGGCCACCAAGCTGATGCAGCAGATCTCCGACGAGGTCTTTGAGAAGACCGACGGACGCATCAAGATCGAGGTCTACCCGGCCAACCAGCTCGGCGACTACACGCTCGTCTTCGAGGAGCTGATCCGCGGCACGATAGACATGGCGGCCATCTCCGTCCCCAGCCAATTCGACCCTCGCCTTGAGGTCACATACATCAACTGCTTCGTGCGTAACTTCGACGAGGCGAAATGGGTGTTCGCGGCCGACGGCTGGCTCTTCAAGAAGATGGACGAGCTGACCTCCCGCCTGGGCGTCAAGCTGCTCGGCTTCCAGGTCGAGGGCTTCATCGGCATCGGCAGCACCAAGCCGGCCAACGAGCCCCTGAACCCCGACGTGGAGAAGGGCCTTCTTGTCCGCATACCCAACATGGACGTCTACAAGCTCGGTGCCGAGGCAATGGGCTACCGCACCGTGACCGTGCCCTGGGCCGAGGTCTACACCGCCCTCCAGACCGGCGTGGCCGACGGAGTCGACGGCATGACCCCCACCGCAGCCTACACCATGCTCAAGGACGTTCTGAAGTACTGGTACGACCTCAACTACTCGCTTGAGAACTTCAACTACCTGATCAGCATGAAGACATGGGAGAAGCTCTCCGACGCCGACAAGGCCATCGTCGCAGAGGCCTGCAACAAGGTCACCGAGTCCGGCATCGAGCTGGCGAAGGCCGACCAGGAGAAGCACCTCGAGCTGATGCGCCAGCAGGGCATCGAGGTTCACACCTACACAGCCGATGAGCTGCTGCCGATCTTCACCAAGGTCTCCGGCACCTGGGATCAGCTTAAGGACAAGTTCACCCCCGAGCTGATAGAGGAGTTCAAGAACGAATACGCACCCAAATAG
- a CDS encoding dipeptide epimerase, translating into MKIKALSLGHLSVPLKKPFRTALRTALEVTTNVVIVETDGGLKGYGEAPPTAVITGDTSGAIRGAVKERLEPLLVGREADDLNGLLDTVDSALVGNSSAKAAVDIALHDLWGKMMNRPLYSLLGGAAKTMETDYTISVNAPDTMVKDSLEAVAEGYSALKIKVGTNSDLDIIRLREIRSAVGADVLLRVDANQGWTAKEAVRTIRFYEDEGLDIELVEQPVPAYDFQGLKFVTDSVDTLILADESVFSPRDAFKVLSMGAADLVNIKLMKTGGIKNALAICAMARACGVECMMGAMMETKISVTAAAHLASAVPVITRADLDPPILCVSDPVEGGVVYSGPKITLTEGPGLGISGIRGLVME; encoded by the coding sequence ATGAAGATAAAAGCGCTTAGTCTCGGCCACCTGTCCGTGCCCCTGAAAAAACCCTTCAGAACGGCCCTCCGCACGGCCCTTGAAGTCACCACCAACGTGGTGATAGTGGAGACGGATGGGGGATTGAAGGGCTACGGCGAAGCGCCTCCCACCGCCGTGATAACAGGGGATACAAGCGGTGCCATCAGGGGTGCGGTGAAGGAGCGCCTAGAACCGCTCCTGGTGGGCAGGGAAGCAGACGACCTGAACGGCCTGCTCGACACGGTGGACTCCGCCCTCGTGGGCAACAGCTCCGCAAAGGCCGCCGTGGACATCGCCCTGCACGACCTCTGGGGAAAGATGATGAACAGGCCCCTGTACTCCCTCCTCGGCGGGGCGGCAAAGACCATGGAGACGGACTACACCATCAGCGTCAACGCCCCTGATACCATGGTAAAGGACAGCCTTGAGGCGGTTGCGGAGGGCTACTCCGCCCTTAAGATCAAGGTGGGGACGAACTCGGACCTGGACATAATCCGCCTTCGGGAGATCCGTTCCGCCGTGGGAGCGGACGTGCTGCTGCGGGTGGACGCCAACCAAGGATGGACGGCCAAGGAGGCAGTGCGGACAATACGGTTCTACGAGGACGAGGGGCTTGATATAGAGCTCGTGGAGCAGCCTGTACCCGCATATGATTTCCAGGGACTTAAATTCGTCACCGACAGCGTGGACACTCTTATCCTCGCCGACGAATCGGTCTTCTCCCCTCGGGACGCCTTCAAGGTTCTCTCCATGGGGGCAGCGGACCTGGTAAACATCAAACTTATGAAGACCGGCGGGATAAAAAACGCCCTTGCCATCTGCGCCATGGCTCGAGCCTGCGGGGTGGAGTGCATGATGGGGGCCATGATGGAGACCAAGATCAGCGTCACCGCTGCGGCCCACCTGGCTTCGGCAGTGCCCGTAATTACGAGAGCGGATCTAGATCCGCCCATACTGTGTGTCTCCGACCCCGTGGAGGGAGGAGTGGTCTACTCCGGCCCCAAGATTACCCTTACCGAAGGGCCGGGACTCGGGATCAGCGGAATCCGGGGTCTGGTAATGGAGTAA
- a CDS encoding TRAP transporter large permease yields the protein MIYIAVLILLVTLMLGVPVPMSFMASTAWLLFFGGPTGTGYASSLVLPYGFSSMNSIALISIALFIMAGGIMERGRIGEKLIDLVDLFVGRIKGGLGVVGTISCAVFGSITGSACATLSCIGSIMFPRLEEAGYPRGIAAAVMSNASLLGMLIPPNSTLIIFAWISGQSILACFLSTVLPGIMMTVLICLVNVWLVRDNPNVKVSNPPKGKERVALIKQRGFVALPALMLPIIVLGGIYGGIMTPTEAAAVAVIYAIPTGMFVYKGLTLRGLWDSLVESAVTTGVVMVMLYSVMMLSRLYIMENLPGKMLGLFRAVSDNRWVILFMINIFLIIMGMLMDDISSVTLTTPILIPIIIELGFNPIHYAAIVGVNTGLGCITPPAAPVLYLGGRLGKAPINEMMAPTLWIILLAWVPTLLVTSYFPHFALFLPHYLLGTPW from the coding sequence ATGATCTACATCGCAGTGCTGATCCTTCTCGTCACCCTAATGCTCGGAGTCCCAGTGCCCATGAGCTTTATGGCCTCGACAGCGTGGCTCCTCTTCTTCGGAGGCCCGACAGGGACAGGATACGCCTCGTCGCTGGTCCTGCCCTACGGCTTCAGCTCCATGAACAGCATCGCCCTCATATCCATCGCCCTCTTCATAATGGCGGGCGGAATAATGGAGAGAGGCCGAATAGGAGAGAAGCTGATTGACCTCGTTGACCTCTTCGTCGGCAGGATAAAGGGCGGCCTCGGGGTGGTCGGTACGATCTCCTGTGCAGTGTTCGGGTCGATAACCGGCTCTGCCTGCGCGACTCTCTCCTGCATAGGTTCTATCATGTTCCCCAGGCTAGAGGAAGCCGGCTATCCTCGCGGAATCGCGGCAGCGGTCATGTCGAACGCCTCCCTGCTGGGAATGCTTATCCCGCCGAACTCGACGCTCATCATCTTCGCCTGGATCAGCGGGCAGTCGATCCTAGCCTGCTTCCTGTCGACTGTTCTCCCGGGCATCATGATGACGGTTCTGATCTGCCTCGTAAATGTCTGGCTTGTGCGCGACAATCCGAACGTCAAGGTCTCCAACCCGCCGAAGGGCAAGGAACGGGTTGCCCTGATAAAGCAGAGAGGCTTCGTCGCTCTTCCCGCGCTCATGCTTCCCATCATAGTGCTGGGCGGCATCTACGGCGGAATTATGACGCCCACCGAGGCTGCAGCCGTCGCGGTTATCTATGCAATCCCCACAGGCATGTTCGTCTACAAGGGGCTTACCCTCAGGGGCCTGTGGGATTCTCTCGTCGAATCGGCTGTCACAACCGGAGTCGTCATGGTAATGCTCTACTCGGTCATGATGCTCAGCCGTCTCTACATAATGGAAAACCTGCCCGGGAAGATGCTCGGGCTTTTCAGGGCCGTGTCGGACAACAGATGGGTGATACTGTTCATGATAAACATCTTCCTCATCATCATGGGAATGCTCATGGACGACATCAGCAGCGTCACCCTCACGACGCCCATCCTGATCCCGATAATCATCGAGCTCGGATTCAACCCGATACACTACGCCGCAATAGTCGGCGTCAACACGGGCTTGGGGTGTATAACGCCGCCGGCTGCGCCCGTCTTGTACCTGGGAGGGCGATTGGGAAAGGCGCCGATAAACGAGATGATGGCACCTACCTTATGGATAATCTTACTGGCGTGGGTGCCTACACTGCTTGTTACGAGCTATTTCCCGCACTTTGCCCTGTTTCTCCCGCACTACCTTCTGGGGACGCCTTGGTGA
- a CDS encoding serine hydrolase yields the protein MTIEIAWIEIIKKHAEEFSGTAGLVVHSLADGEKLVHNGDRVFSSASLIKLGILNTLFLKAARGELSLDEKIKLGEGMAVDGGLLHKVRPGTPWRLDDLALLMIVLSDNTATNMLIDRLGIEEINRDFKRLGLENTVLGRKMLDFEAKKAGRDNFTTAADTARILEVLHSGEELPPGYRARAMDILSAQKLNNKLPGLIPVDDPDDLEQFLAHKTGELPGIEHDAGIFFFKSKTPVVAVVLTEGHDRQEAVQLCAWAGKTIYEAFREVER from the coding sequence GTGACGATAGAAATAGCTTGGATCGAGATTATCAAAAAACACGCGGAAGAATTCTCCGGGACCGCCGGGCTGGTTGTTCACAGCCTGGCGGACGGGGAAAAACTTGTCCATAACGGCGATAGGGTCTTCTCCTCGGCGAGCCTGATCAAGCTGGGCATTCTCAACACCCTCTTCCTGAAGGCAGCAAGAGGGGAACTGAGCCTGGACGAAAAAATCAAGCTCGGGGAGGGGATGGCCGTCGACGGCGGCCTCCTTCACAAGGTGAGGCCCGGGACCCCTTGGCGGCTCGACGACCTTGCGCTGCTCATGATAGTCCTGAGCGACAACACTGCGACCAACATGCTCATCGACAGGCTGGGAATCGAAGAGATCAACCGCGATTTCAAAAGACTGGGCCTGGAGAATACCGTATTGGGGAGGAAAATGCTGGATTTCGAGGCCAAGAAGGCGGGCAGGGACAACTTTACTACCGCTGCCGACACGGCCCGCATTCTCGAGGTGCTCCATTCCGGCGAGGAACTCCCCCCCGGGTACAGGGCCAGGGCCATGGACATCCTGTCGGCCCAGAAGCTGAACAACAAGCTGCCGGGGCTGATCCCCGTGGACGACCCCGACGACCTGGAGCAGTTCCTGGCCCATAAGACCGGGGAGTTGCCCGGGATCGAGCACGATGCCGGTATCTTTTTCTTCAAGTCGAAGACTCCGGTAGTTGCAGTAGTGCTCACCGAGGGGCATGACAGGCAGGAGGCAGTTCAACTCTGTGCCTGGGCGGGCAAGACGATTTACGAGGCCTTCAGGGAGGTCGAAAGATGA